A window from Mycobacterium saskatchewanense encodes these proteins:
- a CDS encoding MlaE family ABC transporter permease produces the protein MIEQLAVPARAVGGFFEMMIDTGRAAFRRPFQFGEFLEQTWMIARVSLVPTLLVSIPFTVLVAFTLNILLREIGAADLSGAGTAFGTITQLGPVVTVLVVAGAGATAICADLGARTIREEIDAMRVLGIDPIQRLVVPRVLASTVVALLLNGLVCAIGLSGGYVFSVFLQGVNPGAFINGLTVLTGLRELVLAEIKALLFGVMAGLVGCYRGLTVKGGPKGVGNAVNETVVYAFICLFVINVVMTAVGVRVTAK, from the coding sequence TTGATCGAGCAACTCGCGGTTCCCGCCCGTGCTGTCGGCGGGTTCTTCGAAATGATGATCGACACCGGCCGTGCGGCGTTCCGCCGGCCGTTCCAGTTCGGGGAGTTCCTGGAACAGACCTGGATGATCGCCCGGGTGTCCCTGGTGCCCACGCTCCTGGTGTCCATCCCGTTCACCGTCCTCGTGGCGTTCACCCTGAACATCCTGCTCCGCGAGATCGGCGCCGCCGACTTGTCCGGCGCGGGAACGGCATTCGGCACCATCACGCAGTTGGGGCCGGTGGTGACGGTGCTCGTGGTGGCTGGGGCGGGCGCGACCGCGATCTGCGCCGACCTCGGGGCGCGCACGATCCGCGAAGAGATCGACGCCATGCGGGTGCTCGGCATCGACCCGATCCAACGGCTCGTGGTCCCGCGCGTGCTGGCGTCCACCGTCGTGGCGCTGTTGCTCAACGGCCTCGTCTGTGCGATCGGCCTGTCCGGCGGATACGTGTTCTCCGTCTTCCTTCAGGGCGTCAACCCGGGTGCTTTCATCAACGGGCTGACCGTGCTCACCGGGCTGCGGGAACTGGTTCTCGCCGAGATCAAAGCGCTGCTGTTCGGCGTGATGGCCGGGCTGGTCGGCTGTTACCGCGGCTTGACGGTCAAGGGCGGCCCCAAGGGCGTCGGAAACGCCGTGAACGAAACCGTCGTCTACGCGTTCATCTGCCTGTTCGTCATCAACGTCGTGATGACGGCCGTCGGTGTCCGAGTCACGGCCAAGTGA
- a CDS encoding 3-oxoacyl-ACP reductase: MTSSTNATDLSGKVAVVTGAAAGLGRAEALGLARLGATVVVNDMAAGLDGSDVIDEINAAGSKAIAVAGDISQRSTADELVATADGLGGLDIVVNNAGITRDRMLFNMSDEEWDQVIAVHLRGHFLLTRNAATYWRAKAKDAGGSIYGRIVNTASEAGLVGPVGQANYGAAKAGIISLTLTAARALGRYGICANAICPRARTAMTADVFGAAPEVGEGQIDPLSPEHVVKLVQFLSSPASAEVNGQVFIVYGPQVTLVAAPTAEHKFSAEGAAWDPAELSATLQKYFAGRDPEKNFSAVGLMEQ; this comes from the coding sequence TTGACTAGCAGCACGAACGCGACCGATCTCTCCGGGAAGGTCGCGGTGGTGACCGGTGCGGCCGCGGGACTGGGTCGGGCAGAAGCGCTCGGCCTGGCTCGGCTCGGGGCGACGGTCGTCGTCAACGACATGGCCGCCGGCCTCGACGGCTCCGACGTCATCGACGAGATCAACGCCGCCGGTTCGAAAGCGATCGCGGTGGCCGGCGACATCAGCCAGCGGTCGACCGCCGACGAGTTGGTCGCCACCGCCGACGGGCTCGGCGGGCTCGACATTGTGGTCAACAACGCCGGGATCACCCGCGACCGCATGCTGTTCAACATGTCCGACGAGGAGTGGGACCAGGTGATCGCCGTGCACCTGCGCGGCCACTTCCTGCTGACCCGCAACGCGGCCACCTACTGGCGCGCCAAGGCCAAGGACGCCGGCGGATCGATCTACGGCCGGATCGTCAACACGGCCTCGGAGGCCGGTCTGGTCGGCCCGGTGGGTCAGGCCAACTACGGCGCCGCCAAGGCGGGCATCATCTCGCTGACCCTCACCGCCGCGCGGGCACTGGGCCGCTACGGCATCTGCGCCAATGCCATCTGCCCCCGGGCCCGCACCGCGATGACGGCCGACGTCTTCGGCGCCGCGCCGGAGGTGGGTGAGGGGCAGATCGACCCGCTGTCACCCGAACACGTGGTCAAACTCGTGCAGTTCCTGTCGTCCCCGGCGTCGGCCGAGGTCAACGGTCAGGTATTCATCGTCTATGGTCCCCAGGTGACGCTGGTTGCGGCACCGACCGCCGAGCATAAGTTCAGCGCCGAGGGGGCGGCGTGGGACCCTGCCGAACTTAGCGCGACGTTGCAGAAATACTTTGCTGGGCGCGATCCCGAAAAGAACTTTTCCGCGGTCGGGCTGATGGAGCAATAG
- a CDS encoding ferredoxin yields the protein MRVIVDRDRCEGNAVCLGIAPDIFDLDDEDYAVVKLDPIPADQEQLAEQAIAECPRAALLRQD from the coding sequence GTGCGCGTGATCGTGGACCGTGACCGGTGCGAAGGGAATGCGGTGTGTCTGGGGATCGCGCCGGATATCTTCGACCTGGACGACGAGGACTACGCGGTCGTGAAGCTCGACCCCATCCCCGCAGACCAGGAGCAGTTGGCCGAGCAGGCGATCGCAGAATGCCCACGCGCGGCTCTGCTGCGTCAGGACTAG
- a CDS encoding acyl-CoA dehydrogenase: MRISYTPEQEELRRELRSYFTTLMTPERREALSSTQGEIGIGNVYRETVAQMGKDGWLTLNWPKEYGGQDRSPMDSLIFTDEAAIAGAPVPFLTINSVAPTIMAFGTDEQKKFFLPKIAAGDLHFSIGYSEPGAGTDLANLRTSAVRDGDDYVINGQKMWTSLIQYADWVWLAVRTNPEAKKHRGISMLVVPTTAEGFSWTPVHTMAGPDTSATYYSDVRVPVTNLIGEENGGWKLVTNQLNHERVALVSAQPIIVALREVREWAQHTKDASGARLIDSEWVQINLARVHAKAEVLKLINWELASAASENLSPADASAAKVFGTELATEAYRLLMEVLGTAATVRQDSPGALLRGRVERMHRACLILTFGGGTNEVQRDIIGMVALGLPRANR; encoded by the coding sequence ATGCGCATCAGTTACACCCCCGAACAGGAGGAGCTGCGTCGCGAGCTGCGGTCGTACTTCACCACGCTGATGACACCGGAGCGCCGCGAGGCGTTGAGCTCGACACAGGGCGAGATCGGGATCGGCAACGTGTACCGCGAGACCGTCGCCCAGATGGGTAAGGACGGGTGGCTCACCCTTAACTGGCCCAAGGAGTACGGCGGCCAGGACCGCTCCCCCATGGACTCGCTGATCTTCACCGACGAGGCCGCCATCGCCGGTGCTCCCGTGCCGTTTCTGACGATCAACAGCGTCGCGCCGACGATCATGGCCTTCGGCACCGATGAGCAGAAGAAGTTCTTCCTGCCCAAGATCGCCGCCGGGGACCTGCACTTCTCGATCGGTTACTCCGAGCCCGGAGCGGGCACCGACCTGGCCAATCTGCGCACCTCCGCCGTCCGCGACGGCGACGACTACGTCATCAACGGCCAGAAGATGTGGACCAGCCTAATCCAGTACGCCGACTGGGTGTGGCTCGCGGTCCGCACCAACCCCGAAGCCAAGAAACACCGCGGGATCTCGATGCTGGTGGTGCCGACGACCGCCGAGGGCTTCTCCTGGACGCCCGTGCACACCATGGCCGGCCCGGACACCAGCGCCACCTACTACTCCGACGTGCGGGTGCCGGTGACCAACCTGATCGGCGAGGAGAACGGCGGCTGGAAGCTGGTGACCAACCAGCTCAACCACGAGCGGGTCGCCCTGGTGTCGGCGCAACCGATCATCGTGGCCCTGCGGGAGGTCCGTGAGTGGGCGCAACACACCAAGGACGCCAGCGGGGCGCGGCTCATCGACTCGGAGTGGGTTCAGATCAACCTGGCCCGCGTGCATGCCAAGGCCGAGGTCCTCAAATTGATCAACTGGGAGCTGGCGTCGGCGGCGAGCGAGAATTTGTCGCCGGCGGACGCCTCGGCGGCCAAGGTGTTCGGCACCGAGCTGGCCACAGAGGCCTACCGGCTGCTGATGGAGGTGCTGGGCACGGCCGCGACGGTGCGCCAGGATTCGCCGGGCGCGCTGCTGCGCGGCCGGGTCGAGCGGATGCACCGCGCCTGCCTGATCCTGACCTTCGGCGGCGGTACCAACGAGGTGCAGCGCGACATCATCGGCATGGTGGCGCTGGGCCTGCCGCGAGCCAACCGCTGA
- a CDS encoding acyl-CoA dehydrogenase family protein gives MDFTTTEAAQDLGNLVDSIVDAVCTPEHQRELDGLEHRFDRDLWRKLVDADILTSASPASLGGDGFGLLEQVAVLVALGHRLAAVPYLESVMLGAGALARFGSDELQQSWGAPAVAGEKIVTVAVLGEMGEGPVQAARAGDGYRLTGTRTQVGFGPVADAFLVAAETDSGSAVFVVTADDPGVSVTPMETTGLGCVGHLALEGTEVSGSRLLGGPEVVVWLDTLTALGRSAFQLGVLERGLQLTAEYAREREQFDRPIGSFQAVAQRLADGYIDVKGLRLTLTQAAWRVSEDIPAEIDVASAAFWAADAGHRVAHTIVHVHGGVGVDTDHPVHRYFLAAKEAEFALGGATGQLRRIGRELADTPA, from the coding sequence ATGGATTTCACCACCACCGAAGCCGCCCAAGACCTCGGAAACCTGGTCGACAGCATTGTCGATGCGGTGTGCACGCCCGAGCACCAGCGCGAGCTGGACGGTCTGGAGCACCGCTTCGACCGCGACCTGTGGCGCAAGCTCGTCGACGCCGACATCCTGACCAGCGCCTCGCCGGCGTCGCTGGGCGGTGACGGTTTCGGACTCCTCGAACAGGTCGCCGTGCTGGTGGCGCTCGGCCATCGGCTGGCCGCGGTGCCCTACCTGGAATCGGTGATGCTGGGTGCCGGCGCCCTGGCCCGGTTCGGCTCGGACGAGCTGCAGCAGAGCTGGGGCGCGCCGGCCGTCGCGGGTGAAAAGATCGTCACGGTCGCGGTTTTGGGCGAGATGGGCGAGGGTCCGGTGCAGGCCGCCCGCGCCGGTGACGGCTACCGCCTCACCGGCACCCGAACCCAGGTCGGTTTCGGCCCGGTGGCCGACGCCTTCCTGGTCGCGGCCGAAACGGACTCCGGCTCTGCGGTCTTCGTGGTCACCGCCGACGATCCGGGGGTTTCGGTGACGCCCATGGAGACCACCGGGCTGGGCTGCGTCGGGCACCTGGCGCTGGAGGGCACCGAGGTGAGCGGAAGCCGTCTGCTGGGTGGCCCCGAGGTCGTCGTGTGGCTCGACACCCTCACCGCCCTGGGCCGCAGCGCGTTTCAGTTGGGCGTGCTCGAGCGGGGACTCCAGCTGACCGCCGAATATGCCCGCGAGCGCGAGCAATTCGACCGCCCGATCGGCAGTTTCCAGGCCGTGGCCCAGCGGCTGGCCGACGGGTACATCGACGTCAAAGGCTTGCGGCTGACGCTCACCCAGGCCGCGTGGCGGGTCTCGGAGGACATCCCCGCCGAGATCGACGTGGCGAGCGCGGCGTTCTGGGCCGCCGACGCGGGTCACCGGGTCGCGCACACCATCGTGCACGTGCACGGCGGCGTCGGCGTCGACACCGATCACCCGGTACACCGCTACTTCCTGGCCGCCAAGGAGGCGGAGTTCGCACTCGGCGGTGCCACCGGCCAGCTGCGCCGCATTGGCCGCGAACTGGCGGACACCCCTGCTTAG
- the fadD17 gene encoding long-chain-fatty-acid--CoA ligase FadD17, with protein MFSGATDLTVTELLVPLAEIDDRGIYFEDSFTSWRDHVRHGAAIAETLRERLDPSRPPHVGVLLENSPFFSAMLVAAGMSGIVPVGLNPVRRGAALARDIARADCQLVLADANSAAPLDGIEHVNVDSREWADKVAGHRDAEARFRSASPADLFMLIFTSGTSGEPKAVKVSHGKVAVAGAMMAQRFQLGPEDVCYVSMPLFHSNAVLVGWSVAAACRGSMALRRKFSASNFLVDVRRYGATYANYVGKPLSYVLATPERPDDADNPLRAVYGNEGVPGDIERFGRRFGCVVQDGFGSTEGGVAIARTPDTPPGALGPLPEGIEIVDPESGKPCPPGVIGELVNVAGAGRFEGYYNDEAAEAERMAGGIYHSGDLAYRDDAGFAYFAGRLGDWMRVGGENLGSAPIERVLLRFPDVSEVAVYPVPDPVVGDQVMAAVVLAPGLRFDAEKFRTFLAEQPDLGPKQWPSYVRVSAQLPRTATFKVLKRQLSAEGVDCGDPVWPIRELR; from the coding sequence GTGTTTAGCGGGGCAACCGACCTCACGGTCACCGAGCTGCTGGTACCGCTGGCCGAGATCGACGATCGCGGAATCTATTTTGAAGACTCCTTCACCAGCTGGCGCGACCACGTCCGGCACGGTGCGGCGATCGCAGAGACGCTGCGCGAGCGGCTCGACCCGTCGCGACCGCCGCATGTCGGCGTCCTATTGGAAAACAGCCCGTTCTTCTCCGCGATGCTGGTGGCGGCGGGGATGTCGGGGATCGTGCCCGTGGGGCTCAACCCGGTGCGCCGCGGCGCCGCGCTGGCCCGCGACATCGCGCGCGCCGACTGCCAATTGGTGTTGGCCGATGCGAATTCGGCTGCCCCGCTGGACGGTATCGAGCACGTGAACGTCGATTCCCGCGAGTGGGCCGACAAGGTGGCCGGGCACCGCGACGCCGAGGCACGCTTCCGGTCCGCGTCTCCCGCGGACCTGTTCATGTTGATCTTCACGTCGGGCACCAGCGGTGAGCCCAAGGCGGTGAAGGTCAGCCACGGCAAGGTGGCCGTCGCCGGGGCGATGATGGCGCAGCGATTCCAGCTCGGCCCTGAAGACGTCTGCTACGTGTCGATGCCGCTGTTCCATTCCAACGCCGTGTTGGTGGGCTGGTCGGTAGCGGCGGCCTGCCGGGGCTCGATGGCGTTGCGGCGCAAGTTTTCCGCGTCGAATTTCCTGGTGGACGTTCGCCGCTACGGCGCCACCTACGCGAACTACGTCGGCAAGCCCTTGTCGTATGTGCTCGCCACGCCGGAGCGGCCGGACGATGCTGACAATCCGCTGCGGGCGGTCTACGGCAACGAGGGCGTGCCCGGCGACATCGAGCGCTTCGGGCGCAGGTTCGGTTGCGTGGTCCAGGATGGCTTCGGGTCGACGGAGGGCGGCGTGGCGATCGCCCGCACACCGGACACCCCGCCGGGCGCGTTGGGCCCGCTGCCCGAGGGCATCGAGATCGTCGACCCCGAGTCCGGAAAGCCGTGTCCGCCCGGTGTGATCGGCGAGCTGGTGAACGTGGCGGGCGCAGGGCGCTTCGAGGGTTACTACAACGACGAGGCGGCCGAGGCCGAGCGGATGGCCGGAGGCATCTACCACAGCGGTGACCTGGCCTACCGCGATGACGCGGGGTTCGCGTATTTCGCTGGACGGCTGGGTGATTGGATGCGGGTCGGCGGCGAGAACCTGGGTTCGGCGCCGATCGAGAGGGTGCTGCTGCGGTTTCCCGACGTGAGCGAGGTGGCGGTATACCCCGTGCCCGATCCCGTTGTCGGCGACCAGGTGATGGCCGCGGTGGTGCTGGCGCCGGGGCTGCGGTTCGACGCGGAGAAGTTCCGCACCTTCCTGGCCGAGCAACCGGACTTGGGACCGAAGCAGTGGCCGTCGTATGTGCGCGTGAGCGCTCAGCTTCCACGAACGGCCACCTTCAAGGTGCTCAAGCGTCAGTTGTCGGCCGAGGGAGTCGATTGCGGCGATCCGGTATGGCCGATACGCGAATTGCGATAA
- a CDS encoding PE family protein, which yields MSYLVAAPDLITAATTDLAGIGSMVARAHAAAAAPTTNLVSAAEDEISAAITALFSEHAQGYQALAGQAAAFHDQFVRTLASGAAAYAGADAFNISPLQGALDLINLPTEVLFGRPLIGNGTNATAPGGRGGDGGLLIGNGGNGAAGVSGQNGGNGGSAGMWGNGGVGGAGGSGGAAGGNGGNGGLLFGVGGAGGMGGAGAGTGGNGGSGGWLFGGGGPGGMGGYGGGTGGNGGAGELLFGAGGNGGAGGTGTTGLDGGGPHGAGGAAGNGGHGGNGGGGGWLSSGGAGGTGGSGGAGGTGDAAATAGALGADGGVGGNGGAGGAGGHGALLFGQGGPGGAGGVGGTGGTGGTGGDGVGLIGTTPAITGGTGGTGGNGGTAGIGGAGGAAGQLFSAAGPGGGVGAGGTGGAGGAGGTGLNGLSPVDGTGLSGFGGGTGGHGGQGGQGGAAVPGGVAGDGGAGGAGGQGGNGGQGATGLVGGGLTGTGGNGGDAGAGGAGGTGGAAGGVGGTAGRGGAGTSGGHGGNAGGGSNGTTLTDGGAGGQGGLGGGGGTGGASGAANGGHAGTAGINGSGGGGGDGGNGGQGFDATNALAGTSGTNGGAGGAGGVGGAAGGAGATSGAGGNGGTGGVGGDGANGADSLTGLTKGGDGGNGGNGGDGGQGGATARPRHRRQ from the coding sequence ATGTCGTATTTAGTTGCTGCGCCGGACCTCATTACCGCGGCGACAACGGATCTGGCAGGCATCGGCTCGATGGTCGCCCGCGCCCACGCGGCGGCCGCGGCACCGACGACAAATTTGGTGTCGGCGGCCGAGGACGAGATCTCGGCGGCCATCACGGCGTTGTTCTCCGAGCATGCCCAGGGCTACCAGGCGTTGGCGGGGCAGGCAGCCGCATTTCATGACCAGTTCGTGCGAACGCTGGCTTCCGGCGCCGCGGCGTATGCCGGCGCCGACGCGTTCAACATATCGCCGTTGCAGGGCGCCTTGGACTTGATCAATCTGCCGACGGAAGTGCTCTTCGGGCGCCCGCTGATCGGAAACGGCACCAATGCCACCGCGCCCGGCGGGCGTGGCGGTGACGGCGGGCTGCTGATCGGAAACGGCGGCAACGGTGCCGCGGGTGTCAGCGGACAGAACGGCGGCAACGGCGGATCCGCCGGAATGTGGGGCAACGGCGGCGTGGGCGGCGCCGGCGGCAGCGGCGGCGCCGCCGGTGGCAACGGCGGCAACGGCGGGTTGCTTTTCGGCGTCGGTGGGGCCGGCGGCATGGGTGGCGCCGGCGCCGGCACCGGGGGCAACGGCGGCAGCGGCGGATGGCTGTTCGGCGGCGGCGGCCCCGGTGGTATGGGGGGCTACGGAGGTGGCACCGGCGGCAACGGCGGCGCCGGCGAGCTGCTGTTCGGCGCCGGCGGCAACGGCGGCGCCGGCGGAACCGGCACGACCGGCCTCGATGGAGGTGGCCCCCACGGCGCTGGCGGCGCCGCGGGCAACGGCGGTCATGGCGGCAACGGGGGCGGAGGCGGCTGGCTCAGCAGCGGAGGGGCCGGTGGAACCGGTGGGAGCGGCGGCGCCGGTGGCACCGGTGACGCCGCCGCCACGGCCGGCGCGCTGGGGGCGGACGGCGGCGTGGGTGGCAACGGCGGCGCTGGTGGCGCCGGGGGTCACGGCGCCCTCTTGTTCGGCCAGGGTGGCCCGGGGGGCGCCGGTGGGGTCGGCGGTACCGGTGGTACGGGCGGCACGGGCGGGGACGGCGTCGGATTGATCGGCACCACTCCCGCGATCACGGGCGGAACCGGCGGCACCGGCGGGAACGGTGGCACCGCGGGCATAGGCGGCGCCGGCGGCGCGGCCGGCCAGCTGTTCAGCGCGGCGGGGCCAGGCGGCGGCGTGGGAGCGGGCGGCACCGGTGGCGCTGGCGGAGCGGGCGGCACCGGTCTCAACGGGCTTTCGCCAGTCGACGGCACCGGTCTCTCCGGCTTCGGCGGCGGCACCGGCGGGCATGGTGGACAGGGCGGCCAGGGCGGCGCCGCCGTGCCGGGTGGTGTGGCCGGTGATGGCGGCGCCGGGGGCGCCGGTGGCCAGGGCGGCAACGGCGGGCAAGGCGCCACCGGCCTGGTCGGCGGCGGTCTCACCGGCACGGGCGGCAACGGTGGGGATGCCGGAGCCGGGGGGGCGGGTGGCACGGGCGGGGCCGCGGGCGGTGTCGGCGGCACGGCCGGCCGCGGCGGAGCCGGGACAAGCGGCGGGCACGGCGGCAACGCGGGCGGCGGGAGCAACGGCACAACCCTGACCGATGGTGGTGCCGGAGGACAGGGTGGCCTAGGGGGTGGCGGCGGCACCGGTGGGGCCTCCGGGGCCGCCAACGGCGGCCATGCGGGTACCGCGGGTATTAACGGCAGCGGCGGTGGCGGCGGTGACGGCGGCAACGGCGGCCAGGGCTTTGACGCGACGAATGCGCTGGCTGGAACGTCCGGCACCAATGGCGGGGCCGGCGGGGCCGGCGGGGTCGGCGGGGCGGCCGGCGGTGCGGGCGCGACCTCGGGTGCCGGCGGCAACGGCGGCACCGGTGGGGTCGGGGGTGATGGCGCCAACGGGGCCGACTCGTTGACCGGCCTGACCAAGGGAGGCGACGGCGGTAACGGCGGTAACGGCGGTGACGGCGGTCAGGGCGGCGCCACGGCGCGACCACGGCACCGCCGGCAGTGA